A genomic segment from Paramixta manurensis encodes:
- the gap gene encoding type I glyceraldehyde-3-phosphate dehydrogenase — MKKIGINGFGRIGRLVLRRMLETGSEHAIVAINDLTSPKILAYLLKHDTSYHTFNGTIDYTDEALIVNGNTIRVYAEKEARNIPWGKHDIDIVVECTGFYTSAEKSQAHLDAGAKKVLISAPAGNMKTVVFNVNDDTMTADDTILSVASCTTNCLAPMAKALDDGFGIKVGTMTTIHAYTGTQSLVDGPRGSDLRAARAAAANIIPHTTGAAKAIGLVIPSLNGKLKGHAQRVPSLTGSITELVSVLEKKTTVDEINATLKAATENNPSFGYTDEEIVSSDIVGSEFGSVFDATQTEISEFGDLQLVKTVSWYDNEYGFVTQLVRTLDKFAAL, encoded by the coding sequence ATGAAAAAGATTGGCATTAACGGCTTTGGTCGTATTGGTCGCTTAGTTCTCCGTCGGATGTTGGAGACGGGCAGTGAACACGCGATTGTGGCGATTAATGATCTGACTTCGCCAAAAATATTGGCATACCTGCTAAAACATGACACCAGTTACCACACCTTCAACGGAACGATTGACTATACCGATGAGGCGCTAATCGTTAACGGTAACACCATCCGGGTTTATGCCGAGAAAGAGGCGCGTAATATTCCGTGGGGCAAGCACGACATCGATATTGTGGTGGAGTGTACCGGTTTCTATACCTCGGCGGAAAAATCCCAGGCGCATCTTGATGCCGGGGCAAAAAAAGTGCTGATTTCCGCGCCGGCCGGCAATATGAAAACGGTAGTCTTCAACGTGAATGACGATACGATGACCGCCGATGATACGATTTTGTCGGTTGCGTCATGCACCACCAATTGCCTGGCGCCGATGGCAAAAGCCCTTGATGATGGCTTCGGCATTAAAGTCGGTACCATGACCACGATCCATGCTTACACTGGCACGCAATCGCTGGTTGATGGGCCGCGCGGTTCTGATTTACGCGCCGCTCGCGCCGCCGCCGCCAATATTATTCCGCACACGACCGGCGCCGCGAAAGCCATCGGGTTGGTGATCCCAAGCCTCAACGGTAAATTAAAAGGCCATGCGCAGCGCGTTCCCTCTCTGACCGGCTCGATCACCGAACTGGTTTCAGTGCTGGAGAAGAAAACGACGGTTGATGAAATCAATGCAACGTTAAAGGCGGCGACCGAGAATAACCCCTCTTTTGGTTATACCGATGAGGAAATCGTCTCTTCCGATATTGTCGGTTCTGAGTTCGGTTCAGTATTCGATGCGACACAGACCGAAATCTCTGAATTTGGCGATCTGCAACTGGTAAAAACCGTCTCCTGGTATGACAACGAATATGGTTTCGTTACCCAATTGGTGAGAACACTGGATAAGTTTGCCGCCCTATAA
- a CDS encoding porin: MSFSTLAEITLLKQDPQANDPLSRLQFQVGGSIRPQFINEAGNSDKGSYKRNGYDGGTRFRFSADYYLFDDVSLIGYYELGVNIPRVFDWDNHYKDGDKHTDRRMLFGGLKSKTWGTLTYGKQNSLYYTVVGAKTDIWDFDMQGQAPGNGFNGNYDGSYRSYNLLQYTNSFGPVDLYLGGVMRDDSHPAGGNGLRYQRKGGAAVGVDYHISKALTWGTAYSYIKQSIHTPNGIDNGTSDSGQQLLGSSLSWKPGNWTLAAGAGWYRNFLMTTQKDRHDFFAGNAYGGEYYLGYTFPVQQYWVKNVTPYYAGDRLKFNTGRDYQQHHNTLGISTKFDYGFQVDIEHVFTNSTDNKSDLNLVRLRYDF, encoded by the coding sequence ATGTCATTTTCAACACTGGCTGAAATTACGCTACTCAAACAAGATCCACAGGCTAACGATCCGTTAAGCCGCCTGCAGTTTCAGGTGGGCGGGAGTATTCGTCCCCAGTTCATTAACGAAGCGGGCAACAGCGATAAAGGCTCTTACAAACGTAACGGCTACGATGGCGGCACCCGTTTTCGTTTCTCTGCGGATTACTACCTGTTCGACGATGTGAGCCTGATCGGTTACTACGAACTGGGCGTGAATATTCCCCGCGTCTTCGACTGGGATAATCACTATAAAGACGGCGATAAACATACCGATCGTCGTATGTTGTTCGGCGGTCTGAAAAGTAAAACTTGGGGGACGTTAACCTACGGTAAGCAAAACAGCCTCTATTACACCGTGGTGGGCGCTAAAACCGATATTTGGGACTTCGACATGCAGGGCCAGGCGCCGGGTAACGGCTTCAACGGCAACTATGACGGTTCTTATCGTAGCTACAACCTGCTGCAATACACCAATAGCTTCGGCCCGGTTGATCTCTACCTCGGCGGCGTGATGCGCGACGATAGCCATCCTGCCGGTGGTAACGGCTTACGCTATCAGCGTAAGGGCGGCGCGGCGGTCGGCGTTGATTATCACATCAGCAAAGCACTGACTTGGGGTACTGCCTATAGCTATATCAAGCAGTCAATCCACACGCCGAATGGCATTGATAATGGCACCAGCGATAGCGGCCAACAGCTATTAGGCAGCAGCCTGAGCTGGAAACCGGGTAACTGGACGCTGGCGGCAGGCGCCGGATGGTATCGCAACTTCTTGATGACCACGCAGAAAGATCGCCATGACTTTTTTGCCGGTAACGCTTACGGCGGCGAGTACTACCTCGGTTATACCTTCCCGGTTCAACAATATTGGGTTAAAAATGTCACGCCTTACTACGCGGGCGACCGTTTGAAATTCAATACTGGCCGCGATTACCAGCAGCACCATAATACGCTGGGTATTTCGACCAAGTTTGATTATGGGTTCCAAGTGGATATTGAGCACGTATTTACCAACAGCACCGATAATAAAAGCGACCTGAATTTGGTCCGTCTGCGTTACGATTTCTGA